From a single Nostoc sp. MS1 genomic region:
- a CDS encoding chlororespiratory reduction protein 7 — MPNPLMYQQDNFVVLETNQPEQFLTTEELLEKLKEELQKIDISDLPLELQQFDSLQAQAQHLIDTSCELDIGAGKYLQWYAVRLEK, encoded by the coding sequence ATGCCAAACCCATTAATGTATCAACAGGATAACTTTGTTGTCCTGGAAACTAACCAACCAGAACAGTTTTTAACTACTGAAGAATTATTAGAAAAGCTCAAAGAAGAATTACAGAAAATTGATATTTCTGATTTACCCCTTGAGCTACAACAATTTGATTCTTTGCAAGCGCAAGCCCAACACTTAATAGATACTAGTTGCGAACTGGATATAGGCGCAGGAAAATATTTACAGTGGTATGCAGTGCGGTTAGAAAAATGA
- a CDS encoding response regulator transcription factor, whose product MLMFSCESSTLKVLVVDDHELTRLTLQLAFSGQENIRVVGLATNGQEAIEMVRNHHPDVIILDLQMPVMDGWSASGHIKAISPNIQILAYSSVEDATLLDINATPNFDVVCKKDVPTKELIALVRQLGQRAENASAA is encoded by the coding sequence ATGTTAATGTTCTCCTGTGAGTCCTCTACCTTAAAGGTTCTAGTGGTTGACGATCACGAACTGACTCGTTTGACCTTGCAATTAGCTTTTTCTGGTCAGGAAAATATTCGCGTAGTGGGTCTAGCGACTAATGGTCAAGAAGCCATAGAAATGGTAAGAAACCACCATCCTGATGTAATTATTCTAGACTTACAAATGCCAGTTATGGATGGTTGGAGTGCTTCTGGTCATATTAAAGCCATCTCTCCCAACATACAAATATTAGCTTATTCTTCAGTAGAGGATGCAACTCTTCTCGATATCAATGCAACACCTAATTTTGATGTTGTTTGTAAGAAAGACGTACCTACTAAAGAGCTGATCGCCTTAGTTAGACAATTAGGGCAACGTGCAGAGAATGCGTCTGCTGCATAA
- a CDS encoding NAD(P)H-quinone oxidoreductase subunit H: MARIETRTEPMVLNMGPHHPSMHGVLRLIVTLDGEDVVDCEPVIGYLHRGMEKIAENRTTIMYVPYVSRWDYAAGMFNEAVTVNAPEKLAGIAIPKRASYIRVIMLELNRIANHLLWFGPFLADVGAQTPFFYQFREREMIYDLWEAATGYRMVNNNYFRVGGVAADLPYGWVDKCLEFCDYFLPVVDEYEKLVTNNPIFRRRIEGIGTISREEAINWGLSGPMLRASGVKWDLRKVDHYECYDDFDWDVQWETAGDCLARYMVRMREMRESVKIIKQAIKGLPGGPYENLEAKRLAAGKKSEWDAFDYQFIGKKVAPTFKMPKGEVYARVESGKGELGIYLVGDDNVFPWRWKIRPADFNNLQILPHLLRGVKVADIVVILGSIDVIMGSVDR, encoded by the coding sequence ATGGCAAGAATAGAAACCCGCACTGAACCAATGGTGCTAAATATGGGGCCACACCATCCCTCAATGCACGGGGTTCTGCGGCTAATTGTGACGCTGGATGGTGAAGATGTTGTTGATTGTGAACCAGTAATCGGCTATCTCCATCGAGGAATGGAAAAAATTGCCGAAAACCGTACCACTATCATGTATGTTCCCTACGTTAGCCGATGGGACTACGCAGCCGGTATGTTTAATGAAGCTGTCACCGTCAACGCACCGGAAAAGTTAGCTGGTATTGCTATTCCCAAACGTGCTAGCTACATCCGCGTCATCATGTTGGAATTGAACCGCATCGCTAACCATCTTCTGTGGTTTGGCCCGTTCTTGGCTGACGTAGGCGCACAAACTCCCTTTTTCTACCAATTCAGAGAACGGGAGATGATTTACGACCTGTGGGAAGCTGCTACAGGCTACCGCATGGTAAATAACAACTACTTCCGCGTTGGTGGGGTAGCTGCCGATTTACCCTATGGTTGGGTAGATAAGTGCCTAGAATTTTGCGACTACTTCTTACCCGTAGTTGATGAATACGAAAAGTTAGTTACTAATAACCCCATTTTCCGCCGCCGGATTGAAGGTATTGGCACAATTAGCCGTGAAGAAGCGATTAATTGGGGACTTTCCGGTCCAATGTTGCGTGCTTCTGGTGTGAAATGGGACTTACGGAAAGTTGATCACTACGAATGCTACGACGATTTCGACTGGGATGTACAGTGGGAGACAGCCGGCGATTGTTTAGCCCGTTACATGGTAAGAATGCGGGAAATGCGCGAATCTGTCAAGATTATCAAGCAAGCAATCAAAGGATTACCCGGTGGCCCCTACGAGAACCTCGAAGCCAAACGTTTAGCGGCTGGGAAGAAATCAGAATGGGATGCTTTTGATTACCAATTTATTGGTAAGAAAGTTGCTCCCACATTCAAAATGCCCAAGGGTGAAGTTTACGCCCGTGTGGAAAGCGGAAAAGGCGAACTAGGCATTTATTTAGTTGGCGATGATAATGTTTTCCCTTGGCGGTGGAAGATTCGTCCAGCAGATTTCAACAACCTGCAAATTCTCCCCCACTTACTGCGCGGTGTAAAAGTTGCGGATATTGTCGTCATTCTCGGCAGTATTGACGTAATTATGGGATCTGTAGACAGATAA
- a CDS encoding DUF2854 domain-containing protein codes for MLRRISLGTLGLSVGSILTLVGFAAYAANNATLNLVGFFYGFPLLLGGLALKANELKPIPFSEPTTPSVLLLREQQATVTQNKIRKDITRYCYGQDAHLDAALSYLGLSPTDETRPEVTSLRETETNGAYTLILEFDSPEISISEWQQKQEKMTKYFGPGVEVKITQPDEDIIELALITLKEESTANS; via the coding sequence ATGTTACGCCGAATCTCTTTGGGAACACTTGGTTTAAGTGTGGGCAGCATATTAACCCTAGTTGGTTTCGCTGCTTATGCTGCAAATAATGCCACGCTCAACTTAGTTGGATTTTTCTATGGGTTTCCTCTACTACTAGGAGGACTAGCACTTAAAGCTAACGAACTCAAGCCTATACCTTTTAGCGAACCAACAACGCCATCAGTGCTACTTTTGCGTGAGCAGCAAGCAACTGTCACTCAAAATAAAATCCGTAAGGATATTACAAGATATTGTTACGGGCAAGATGCTCATTTAGACGCAGCACTGTCTTACTTGGGTTTGAGTCCTACGGATGAGACAAGACCAGAAGTTACAAGTTTACGGGAAACGGAAACTAATGGTGCGTATACTTTAATTCTAGAATTTGATTCGCCTGAAATATCAATAAGCGAGTGGCAACAAAAGCAAGAAAAAATGACCAAGTACTTTGGCCCAGGAGTTGAGGTAAAAATCACTCAACCTGACGAAGATATAATTGAATTAGCTCTGATTACTCTTAAAGAAGAATCCACAGCTAACAGTTAA
- the rsmH gene encoding 16S rRNA (cytosine(1402)-N(4))-methyltransferase RsmH — translation MTNPPAALEETTFSHLPVLPQEVIAGLLVRPGGHYLDVTVGGGGHSRLILEAVPDVKLTAVDQDEDALAAAQKELEEFGERVKFVRSNFATYEFPSASFDGILADLGVSSYHLDTPERGFSFRHAANLDMRMDQRQPLTAADVINDWDEVELANIFFQYGEERLSRRIARRIVEKRPFSTTTQLAEAIASSVPPKYRYGRIHPATRVFQALRIVVNDELKSLETFLAKAPPALVSGGRIAIISFHSLEDRLVKHGLRNSPLLKVLTKKPITATEAEIANNPRSRSAKLRIAERRDEAF, via the coding sequence ATGACTAATCCACCAGCCGCGCTCGAAGAAACTACATTTTCCCACCTACCTGTATTACCTCAAGAAGTAATTGCAGGTCTTTTGGTGCGTCCTGGTGGGCATTATTTAGATGTAACGGTTGGGGGTGGTGGTCACAGTCGTTTGATTTTAGAGGCTGTACCAGATGTTAAGCTAACGGCTGTTGACCAAGATGAAGATGCTTTAGCAGCAGCCCAGAAAGAGTTAGAGGAATTTGGGGAAAGGGTAAAATTTGTTCGTAGTAATTTTGCCACTTATGAGTTCCCTAGTGCTAGTTTTGATGGCATACTCGCTGATTTGGGTGTAAGTTCCTATCATTTAGATACACCAGAACGGGGTTTTAGCTTCCGCCACGCAGCTAACCTCGATATGCGGATGGATCAAAGGCAGCCTCTAACCGCCGCCGATGTGATTAATGATTGGGATGAAGTAGAATTAGCCAATATTTTCTTTCAATACGGTGAGGAGAGACTTTCACGACGCATTGCTAGACGTATCGTCGAAAAGCGCCCTTTTTCTACAACTACCCAATTAGCTGAGGCGATCGCATCTTCTGTTCCCCCCAAATACCGTTATGGCAGGATTCACCCAGCAACCAGGGTTTTCCAAGCTTTACGCATCGTCGTCAATGATGAGTTAAAATCCCTAGAAACTTTTTTAGCAAAAGCCCCACCTGCCCTTGTCTCTGGTGGCAGAATTGCTATTATCAGTTTTCACAGCCTTGAAGACCGTTTAGTCAAACATGGTTTAAGAAATTCACCTCTATTAAAAGTATTAACCAAAAAACCCATCACCGCTACCGAAGCCGAGATTGCCAACAACCCGCGATCGCGTTCTGCCAAACTCAGAATAGCAGAGAGAAGGGACGAAGCATTTTAA